One stretch of Halobaculum marinum DNA includes these proteins:
- a CDS encoding MATE family efflux transporter, whose translation MTDSPSSAHASDLVEGDLLRPMLRVAWPLVLIQLLQVAYNVADTFWLGRLSADAVGALSLAFPIVFLFISVGGGFTAAGAILVAQHTGASAATGGGDREAGKVAGTVLGFVMLVALVLGALGYVAVGPALSLIPADEQTATEIVPLAALYMRVFFLATPFLFGFFVFVSLMRGYGDTRAPLRVMVVSVAVNVVLDPLLIFGWGPFPALEIEGAAWATLISRAVATVVGWYVLFGTPAGPAVRPGDLVPDLDIVRDVVKLGVPSALEQSGVSLAFVVLTALVATFPPAVVAAYGLGNRLISLVFLPAMGLAQAVNTVVGQNLGAEKPDRAWRAVRAALGVVTAVMIPVALLTAAFPAPIVEVFLPPGSPDAGETIAYAATYLRIASVMFVFLGIFEISRGAFRGAGRTTTALVLSLVAIWLVRVPVTYAAVFVYDFGTTGIWWAVVAGDVVGAIVGLAWLLRGTWMSAVVDPPAGAPADD comes from the coding sequence ATGACCGACTCTCCCTCGTCAGCGCACGCGTCGGATCTCGTCGAGGGGGACCTCCTCAGGCCGATGCTGCGCGTCGCGTGGCCGCTCGTCTTGATCCAGCTCCTCCAAGTCGCGTACAACGTCGCGGACACGTTCTGGCTCGGGCGGCTCTCCGCCGACGCCGTGGGTGCGCTCTCGCTGGCGTTCCCCATCGTGTTCCTGTTCATCAGTGTCGGCGGCGGGTTCACCGCCGCGGGTGCGATCCTCGTCGCCCAGCACACCGGCGCGAGCGCCGCCACCGGTGGTGGCGACCGCGAGGCGGGCAAGGTGGCCGGCACCGTCCTCGGCTTCGTGATGCTCGTGGCGTTGGTGCTCGGTGCGCTCGGCTACGTCGCCGTGGGACCGGCGCTGTCGCTCATCCCGGCGGACGAGCAGACGGCGACGGAGATCGTCCCGCTTGCGGCGCTGTACATGCGGGTGTTCTTCCTCGCGACGCCGTTCCTGTTCGGCTTCTTCGTGTTCGTCTCGCTGATGCGGGGGTACGGCGACACCCGCGCCCCCCTGCGAGTGATGGTCGTCTCCGTCGCGGTGAACGTCGTCCTCGACCCGCTGCTCATCTTCGGCTGGGGGCCGTTCCCGGCGCTCGAAATCGAGGGTGCGGCGTGGGCGACGCTCATCTCGCGGGCGGTCGCCACTGTCGTCGGCTGGTACGTCCTGTTCGGGACGCCCGCGGGCCCGGCGGTCCGGCCCGGCGACCTCGTGCCGGACCTCGACATCGTGCGCGACGTGGTGAAACTCGGCGTCCCCTCCGCCCTCGAACAGTCGGGCGTCTCGCTGGCGTTCGTCGTGTTGACGGCGCTGGTGGCGACGTTCCCGCCGGCGGTCGTCGCGGCGTACGGCCTCGGCAACCGGCTCATCTCGCTGGTGTTCCTCCCCGCGATGGGGCTGGCACAGGCGGTCAACACCGTCGTCGGGCAGAACCTCGGCGCCGAGAAGCCCGACCGCGCGTGGCGCGCGGTCCGGGCGGCGCTGGGGGTCGTGACCGCGGTGATGATCCCGGTCGCGTTGCTGACGGCGGCGTTCCCCGCGCCCATCGTCGAGGTGTTCCTGCCACCGGGGTCGCCCGACGCCGGCGAGACGATCGCGTACGCCGCCACGTACCTCCGGATCGCGTCGGTGATGTTCGTGTTCCTCGGGATCTTCGAGATCTCGCGGGGCGCGTTCCGCGGTGCGGGGCGCACGACGACCGCGCTCGTCCTGTCGCTCGTGGCGATCTGGCTCGTGCGCGTCCCCGTCACCTACGCGGCGGTGTTCGTGTACGACTTCGGGACGACGGGCATCTGGTGGGCGGTCGTCGCCGGCGACGTGGTGGGCGCCATCGTGGGGCTGGCGTGGCTCCTCCGCGGGACGTGGATGAGCGCGGTCGTCGATCCGCCGGCGGGCGCTCCGGCGGACGACTGA
- a CDS encoding NUDIX hydrolase, giving the protein MHGSYVVNVDAAVYRSHDDDDASAEFDPSDGVAADPQYLLIERGEAEEHAAGMLGLPGGTLEADPRDEGVLEATLRRELREEVAVEVGEVSVVTSAVFESDTGTSCLNVVCLAEHAAGDPYPAAPDEVASVDWYGLDRIAAADDVPEFTRGYVERAEAARTASRSA; this is encoded by the coding sequence GTGCACGGATCCTACGTGGTCAACGTCGACGCCGCGGTGTACCGTTCCCATGACGACGACGACGCATCCGCCGAGTTCGACCCCAGCGACGGCGTCGCAGCGGACCCGCAATACCTGCTCATCGAACGCGGCGAGGCGGAGGAACACGCCGCAGGGATGCTCGGACTCCCGGGCGGCACGCTCGAAGCCGATCCCCGCGACGAGGGCGTCCTCGAGGCGACGCTCCGCCGGGAACTCCGCGAGGAGGTCGCCGTCGAGGTCGGCGAGGTGTCGGTCGTCACGAGCGCCGTGTTCGAGTCGGACACCGGAACCTCCTGCCTGAACGTCGTCTGTCTCGCAGAACACGCCGCCGGCGACCCGTACCCGGCCGCGCCCGACGAGGTGGCGTCGGTCGACTGGTACGGCCTCGACCGGATCGCCGCGGCGGACGACGTGCCGGAGTTCACCCGCGGCTACGTCGAGCGGGCGGAGGCCGCGAGAACCGCGTCGCGGTCGGCGTAG